In a single window of the Candidatus Cybelea sp. genome:
- the serS gene encoding serine--tRNA ligase: MARFSMLDIALIRRDPDRVRRALARRGQDPSVVDDVLRYDEEYRSALTAAERAKAEKNRLSASIGKAQDKGAAARELRPQIDALSQEIAGAEERARALSIDDPSPLRATLELIPNLLDDSVPPGSDETCNVELRRWGTPRVFEFEPKPHWEIGENLGIIDFARAAKLSGSRFAVLSGAGARLSRGLAAFFLDRANARGYLEIAPPLLVSRATMWSTGQLSKFADAMFEDSSTQLFMIPTSEVPLTALRSGEILEFAELPLKYVAYTPCFRKEAGAAGKDTRGLIRQHQFEKVELVWLALPEASFAALDRLTADAESLLTELGLPHRVVELCAGDTGYNAAKTHDIEIWVPSSNQYREISSCSNCTDFQARRASIRFRREAGAKPEFVHTLNGSGLAIGRTIAALLENYQEADGSVTMPEALRPFTGFDRIPA, translated from the coding sequence ATGGCGCGCTTCTCCATGCTCGATATCGCTTTGATACGCCGCGATCCCGACCGCGTGCGACGAGCTCTCGCTCGTCGCGGGCAGGACCCGTCGGTCGTTGACGACGTTCTGCGCTACGACGAGGAGTACCGCTCTGCGTTGACCGCTGCGGAACGGGCGAAAGCCGAGAAGAACCGCCTGTCGGCGTCGATCGGAAAGGCGCAAGACAAGGGCGCGGCGGCGCGCGAACTGCGGCCGCAAATCGACGCACTTTCGCAGGAGATCGCCGGCGCCGAAGAGAGAGCGCGCGCGCTTTCGATCGACGACCCTTCGCCGTTGCGCGCGACGCTTGAGTTGATTCCCAACCTGCTCGACGATTCGGTACCACCGGGAAGCGACGAAACGTGCAACGTCGAGCTTCGGCGCTGGGGGACGCCGCGCGTCTTCGAGTTCGAGCCAAAGCCCCACTGGGAAATCGGCGAGAACCTCGGCATCATCGACTTTGCACGCGCCGCGAAGCTCTCCGGAAGCCGCTTCGCGGTCTTGAGCGGCGCGGGTGCGCGCCTGTCGCGCGGGCTCGCCGCGTTTTTCCTCGATCGCGCGAACGCGCGCGGGTATTTGGAGATCGCACCGCCGCTGCTGGTCTCGCGGGCGACGATGTGGTCGACCGGGCAGTTGAGCAAGTTCGCCGACGCGATGTTTGAGGATTCCAGCACGCAGCTCTTCATGATCCCCACGTCGGAGGTGCCGCTGACCGCCTTGCGCAGCGGCGAGATTCTCGAGTTCGCCGAGCTGCCGCTAAAATACGTCGCCTATACTCCCTGCTTTCGCAAAGAAGCGGGGGCCGCCGGCAAGGATACGCGCGGGCTCATCCGCCAGCACCAGTTCGAAAAGGTCGAGCTGGTGTGGCTGGCGCTTCCGGAGGCTTCGTTTGCCGCGCTCGATCGGCTAACGGCCGACGCCGAATCGCTGCTTACCGAGCTCGGATTGCCGCACCGGGTCGTCGAGCTGTGCGCCGGCGACACGGGGTACAACGCGGCGAAAACGCACGACATCGAGATCTGGGTGCCGAGCAGCAACCAGTACCGCGAGATAAGCTCGTGTTCGAACTGTACGGATTTTCAAGCACGCCGTGCGTCGATTCGCTTCCGCCGGGAAGCGGGCGCGAAGCCGGAGTTCGTGCACACGCTCAACGGCTCGGGCCTGGCGATCGGCCGAACCATTGCCGCGCTTCTCGAGAACTATCAAGAAGCTGACGGTTCGGTAACGATGCCCGAAGCGTTGCGGCCGTTTACGGGCTTTGACCGAATCCCGGCTTAA
- a CDS encoding FAD-dependent oxidoreductase, with protein sequence MTPTKYDCCIVGGGPAGMMAGLLLARAGVRTILLEKHADFLRDFRGDTIHPSTLDVMAELGLLEAFLQRPHQEVTSLSGSVGDRLVTVADFTHLPTRCKFVAFMPQWEFLSFLAEEAKRYENFTLGMEMRGEELLWDQGRVVGVRAQTPDGPVEVRADLTVAADGRESVVRREAGLEIIELGAPMDVLWLRLTKHPHDPHDTFGYVRGGRIMALIDRGEYWQCAYVIPKGTLTELRECGLTEFRRQITELVPFLADRTHELTSWDDVKLLTVRVNRLRRWYRSGLLCIGDAAHAMSPIGGVGINLAIQDAVATANMLAPKLRSGTLSIDDLRAVQRRRERAARLTQALQLFIQRRIIGKVLADGRAPFLKGLPAVVRWLPFLPRIPGRLVGLGFRPEHVLNLTVR encoded by the coding sequence GTGACGCCTACGAAGTACGACTGCTGCATCGTCGGGGGTGGTCCGGCCGGAATGATGGCCGGACTCCTTCTTGCGCGCGCCGGCGTGCGCACGATCTTACTCGAAAAACACGCGGACTTTCTGCGCGACTTTCGCGGCGATACGATCCATCCGTCCACGCTCGACGTCATGGCCGAACTCGGTTTGCTCGAAGCCTTTCTGCAGCGGCCGCACCAGGAGGTGACGAGCCTCTCGGGCAGCGTCGGCGACCGGCTGGTAACCGTCGCCGACTTCACGCATCTTCCGACGCGCTGCAAGTTCGTCGCCTTCATGCCGCAATGGGAGTTCCTGAGTTTTCTCGCCGAGGAGGCCAAGCGTTACGAGAATTTTACGCTGGGGATGGAGATGCGCGGCGAGGAGCTCTTGTGGGATCAGGGCCGCGTCGTGGGCGTGCGCGCGCAAACGCCCGATGGGCCCGTTGAGGTGCGCGCGGATCTGACGGTTGCGGCAGACGGCCGAGAATCGGTCGTCCGTAGGGAAGCGGGGCTCGAGATCATCGAACTCGGCGCGCCGATGGACGTGCTCTGGCTGCGCTTGACCAAACATCCGCACGATCCGCACGACACGTTCGGGTACGTCCGCGGCGGCCGGATCATGGCGCTCATCGATCGGGGCGAGTACTGGCAGTGTGCTTACGTCATCCCGAAAGGGACGCTGACCGAGCTGCGCGAGTGCGGGCTTACGGAGTTCCGGCGCCAGATCACCGAACTGGTACCGTTTCTCGCCGATCGCACGCACGAGCTGACCTCGTGGGATGACGTGAAGCTGTTGACCGTGCGCGTCAACCGTCTGCGGCGGTGGTATCGCTCTGGGCTGCTCTGCATCGGCGATGCGGCGCACGCGATGTCTCCGATCGGCGGCGTCGGCATCAACCTCGCGATTCAGGACGCGGTCGCGACTGCCAACATGCTCGCGCCCAAGCTGCGCTCCGGCACCCTGTCCATCGACGACCTTCGGGCCGTACAGCGCCGCCGGGAGAGGGCCGCGCGTCTCACACAGGCGCTTCAGCTCTTCATCCAGCGGCGCATCATCGGGAAGGTTCTTGCCGATGGCCGGGCACCGTTTCTAAAGGGCCTCCCCGCGGTCGTTCGCTGGCTGCCGTTCTTGCCGCGAATTCCCGGGCGTTTAGTGGGGTTGGGCTTCCGGCCCGAACACGTCCTGAACCTCACGGTACGGTAA
- the tilS gene encoding tRNA lysidine(34) synthetase TilS, with product MRGAKPQREVEASIERSGVFAKGEHVLVACSGGADSIALAVALHAAAARLQLELCLAHVNHALRSSAWQDECVVLDLAARLGVAVDILVLPEVAGDEESLRVARYAALAESARRNGCSVVATAHHAQDQSETVLLALLRGTGPAGLSGIAPRRALEPGVDLARPLLRVAPDKLRAYCHAKALPYAVDPTNADSSKRRNAVREALETLRPLFPGLDRAVARAAETIAAEQAGNPRARLRRSVRERFADDSDLRNVDFAHVEAAVRALEGGRTGTYLMKPGISLRIERGAMKGIITER from the coding sequence GTGAGAGGCGCCAAGCCGCAGCGCGAAGTCGAAGCGTCGATCGAACGCAGCGGCGTCTTTGCGAAGGGCGAGCACGTGCTGGTCGCATGCAGCGGCGGCGCCGATTCGATCGCGCTCGCGGTAGCCCTGCACGCCGCGGCAGCGCGCTTGCAGCTCGAGCTTTGCCTCGCCCACGTCAATCACGCGCTTCGCTCTTCGGCCTGGCAGGACGAGTGCGTCGTCCTCGACCTCGCCGCACGGCTCGGCGTCGCGGTCGACATCCTCGTTCTGCCGGAAGTCGCCGGCGATGAAGAATCGCTGCGCGTCGCGCGCTACGCGGCGCTGGCAGAGTCTGCGCGGCGCAACGGCTGTTCCGTCGTCGCAACCGCTCACCACGCGCAGGATCAGAGCGAGACCGTTCTATTGGCGCTGCTGCGCGGAACCGGTCCCGCGGGTTTGAGCGGGATTGCACCGCGACGAGCGCTCGAGCCGGGGGTCGACCTCGCACGGCCGCTCTTGCGCGTCGCACCGGATAAGCTGCGCGCTTACTGCCACGCAAAGGCGCTGCCGTATGCCGTGGATCCCACGAACGCCGATTCATCGAAGCGGCGTAACGCCGTGCGCGAGGCGCTCGAGACGCTGCGTCCGCTCTTTCCGGGTCTGGATCGCGCGGTAGCGCGTGCCGCCGAAACGATCGCCGCGGAACAGGCCGGAAACCCGCGCGCACGGCTCCGGCGTTCGGTCCGCGAGCGTTTTGCCGACGACAGCGACCTGCGCAACGTGGACTTCGCGCACGTCGAAGCCGCGGTCCGCGCGCTCGAAGGCGGCCGGACCGGCACCTACCTTATGAAGCCTGGGATTAGCCTGAGAATCGAACGCGGGGCGATGAAGGGTATTATTACCGAACGATGA
- the glp gene encoding gephyrin-like molybdotransferase Glp yields the protein MEKRAITQPVNPVLPEVGFIAERLLAPQQAMVAFFSRVCLTPPGTETVKLEDASGRVLAAAVVADDDYPNAPRSLMDGFAIAARCAPGRLKIVGDIAMGVAPHTALTGDCAMRIPTGGVLPAGADAVVPIEDVRVEDERVCIDEAVQMGANVAQKGADMRKGEALLEGRRRISAAEIGVLATVGATEVTVYRRPRIAVLSSGDELVAPSQQPRPGQIRDSNRYAVATSLRAMGAQPRHYPTMRDEADEFERTLASALPECDGVVLTGGSSVGERDRLPDAVARIADPGVIVHGLRVKPGKPTLFGAHGGKPIVGLPGNPASALFILEAVAAPIVAALTGAPVEASTVAARLAAPVASRAGWTWYIPVALKHDAGLPLAHPLAMRSFSVSLAARADGFIIMSERDDAWPAGAPVTVFRFLGGC from the coding sequence ATGGAGAAGCGCGCCATTACGCAGCCCGTAAATCCAGTCCTACCGGAGGTCGGATTTATCGCCGAGAGATTGTTAGCGCCGCAGCAGGCGATGGTGGCGTTCTTTTCGCGCGTCTGCCTGACGCCGCCCGGCACGGAGACGGTAAAGCTCGAGGACGCGTCCGGACGGGTACTCGCCGCCGCGGTCGTCGCCGACGACGATTATCCTAACGCTCCGCGTTCCCTGATGGACGGCTTCGCAATAGCGGCGCGTTGCGCGCCGGGCCGTCTGAAAATCGTCGGCGATATTGCGATGGGAGTCGCGCCGCACACGGCGCTGACCGGCGATTGCGCGATGCGCATTCCGACCGGAGGGGTGCTGCCGGCCGGAGCCGACGCCGTCGTACCGATCGAGGACGTACGCGTCGAGGACGAGCGCGTTTGCATCGATGAAGCCGTCCAGATGGGCGCGAACGTGGCGCAAAAAGGCGCCGATATGCGCAAAGGTGAGGCGCTGCTCGAAGGCCGACGGCGAATTTCCGCCGCGGAGATCGGCGTGCTGGCAACGGTGGGAGCCACGGAAGTAACGGTCTACCGCCGTCCGCGGATCGCCGTGCTCTCGAGCGGGGACGAGCTCGTCGCGCCGTCGCAGCAGCCGCGGCCCGGCCAGATCCGCGATTCGAATCGCTACGCGGTCGCGACCTCGCTGCGTGCGATGGGTGCGCAGCCGCGCCATTATCCGACGATGCGCGACGAAGCCGATGAGTTCGAGCGGACCCTGGCGTCGGCGCTGCCAGAATGCGACGGCGTCGTCCTCACCGGCGGATCCTCGGTCGGCGAACGCGACCGGCTGCCCGATGCGGTGGCGAGGATAGCCGATCCGGGCGTGATCGTCCACGGCTTACGGGTGAAGCCCGGAAAGCCGACGCTGTTTGGCGCGCACGGCGGCAAACCGATCGTCGGACTGCCGGGAAATCCGGCCTCGGCACTCTTCATTCTTGAGGCGGTCGCCGCGCCGATCGTCGCCGCGCTGACCGGGGCTCCCGTTGAAGCGTCGACCGTTGCGGCGCGCCTCGCCGCGCCGGTCGCCAGCCGGGCCGGCTGGACGTGGTATATTCCGGTCGCCCTCAAGCATGATGCAGGGCTTCCTCTCGCGCATCCTCTGGCGATGCGTTCGTTCTCGGTTAGCCTTGCCGCCCGCGCCGACGGATTCATCATCATGAGCGAGCGCGACGACGCCTGGCCGGCCGGTGCGCCGGTCACCGTTTTTCGCTTTTTGGGAGGCTGCTAA
- a CDS encoding DUF2249 domain-containing protein: MAQPAEIDLRSLPTWERPDHVRKALDRLPSGASLTLIMENEPRALSARITQDRPDRFVVESRRIGSRVWHLRLTHRPGETTDRNSAFQHLSRCPAFAPLDASVREEMAVATVWQTGRRGQSLVAENVDWAFIGMVTEGIVARANGGGRDRERILYEIFPYELFGVAEYFDRGLKMARIAVFSKTAHVLKVPWEVIGRMAARYPELTNALGIVMAQRVRLLADALSVQGSLPILGRIARVLLPYAMPDRGLVPAAPSLSTITQSQIAAAGGTVKEVAARAIAELESRKALRREHGHIRYLDREVLLGLIQDVS; encoded by the coding sequence GTGGCACAACCTGCTGAAATTGACCTACGTAGTCTTCCCACGTGGGAGCGTCCGGATCACGTCCGCAAAGCACTCGATCGTCTCCCCTCGGGAGCCTCGCTTACCCTGATCATGGAGAACGAGCCGCGGGCGCTCTCGGCACGCATAACACAGGACCGGCCCGATCGTTTCGTCGTCGAATCCCGCCGTATCGGAAGCCGGGTCTGGCACCTTCGCCTTACCCACCGTCCAGGCGAGACGACCGACCGGAACTCGGCATTTCAGCACCTGAGCCGCTGTCCGGCCTTCGCGCCCCTCGATGCGAGCGTGCGGGAGGAGATGGCGGTCGCTACGGTCTGGCAGACCGGGCGCCGCGGACAGTCCCTCGTCGCCGAGAACGTCGATTGGGCTTTCATCGGAATGGTCACCGAAGGAATCGTTGCTCGGGCCAACGGGGGCGGACGCGACCGCGAGCGCATCCTCTACGAAATCTTTCCCTACGAGCTGTTCGGCGTCGCGGAGTACTTCGACCGCGGGCTCAAAATGGCACGGATCGCCGTCTTTTCCAAGACCGCGCACGTGCTGAAAGTGCCATGGGAAGTCATCGGGCGAATGGCCGCCCGCTATCCCGAGCTGACCAACGCGCTGGGTATCGTGATGGCACAGCGGGTCCGGCTGCTCGCCGATGCGCTGAGCGTGCAGGGATCGCTGCCGATTCTCGGGCGCATTGCGCGCGTTCTGCTTCCCTATGCGATGCCCGATCGCGGGCTCGTTCCGGCGGCACCGTCGTTGTCGACGATCACGCAGTCTCAGATTGCTGCAGCCGGGGGCACTGTTAAGGAAGTCGCGGCGCGGGCGATCGCAGAACTGGAATCGCGCAAGGCATTACGGCGGGAGCACGGTCACATCCGTTATCTCGACCGCGAAGTGCTTCTCGGCTTGATTCAAGACGTTTCTTAA
- a CDS encoding c-type cytochrome: protein MARGLILGVVVTLVVLALAVYLAVEGGLVPANADAKPPHFERWMARTSLDAALAREAPKTPNPLPFNDENLIAGIKLYAANCAVCHGAADAKPSNIARGLYQKPPQLAKDGVEDDPDGVTYWKVAHGIRLTGMPSFGQNLGDDQIWQLTLFLKHMDGLPAAPRRVWKAVKSNAEASS from the coding sequence ATGGCACGTGGATTGATTCTCGGGGTCGTCGTTACGTTGGTCGTGCTGGCGCTCGCCGTCTATCTCGCGGTCGAGGGCGGCCTCGTCCCGGCCAACGCCGACGCGAAGCCGCCGCACTTCGAGCGGTGGATGGCGAGGACGTCGCTCGACGCAGCGCTGGCACGCGAAGCGCCCAAAACTCCCAACCCATTGCCGTTCAACGACGAGAATCTGATCGCGGGAATCAAGCTCTATGCCGCCAACTGCGCCGTTTGCCATGGCGCCGCCGATGCAAAGCCCTCGAACATCGCGCGCGGCCTCTATCAAAAGCCTCCGCAGCTGGCCAAGGACGGCGTCGAAGACGATCCCGACGGAGTCACGTACTGGAAGGTCGCGCACGGCATTCGCCTTACCGGAATGCCGTCATTCGGTCAGAACCTCGGCGACGATCAGATCTGGCAGCTGACGCTCTTCCTCAAACACATGGACGGCCTCCCGGCAGCGCCGCGGCGCGTTTGGAAGGCCGTGAAGAGCAACGCCGAAGCTTCGAGTTAA
- a CDS encoding metallophosphoesterase family protein yields MRYAIVSDVHANLESLERALAAIAPDDTLVSLGDVVGYGPNPNEVVAKLRDRCGHAVLGNHDLAAIENFGVESFNAAARAAIAWTQGVLDEPSRAWLNSLPYELRFPDFLLVHGAPERYFDYILDKDTAAAAFDRTDARIVFVGHTHIAEYWVCEPDGVIGHKHMQHGGELKLEDGKRYIVDVGSVGQPRDLNPEGSFVVYDPENKRVEWTRYPYPIEEVQRKMRAAKLPPYLADRLTVGR; encoded by the coding sequence GTGAGGTACGCAATCGTCTCCGACGTGCACGCAAACCTCGAATCGCTCGAACGCGCGCTGGCGGCGATCGCGCCCGACGATACCCTGGTATCCCTTGGGGATGTCGTCGGGTACGGGCCGAACCCCAACGAGGTCGTGGCCAAGCTTCGCGATCGCTGCGGTCACGCCGTTTTGGGCAATCACGATTTGGCGGCAATCGAAAACTTCGGCGTGGAAAGCTTCAACGCGGCAGCGCGCGCCGCGATCGCGTGGACGCAAGGTGTCCTCGACGAACCGAGCCGCGCCTGGCTGAACTCGCTGCCGTACGAGCTCCGCTTCCCTGACTTTCTGCTCGTCCACGGCGCGCCCGAACGGTATTTCGACTACATCCTCGACAAGGATACGGCAGCGGCTGCCTTCGATCGCACCGACGCGCGGATCGTCTTCGTGGGGCACACGCACATCGCCGAGTACTGGGTTTGCGAGCCCGACGGGGTCATCGGACACAAGCACATGCAGCACGGCGGCGAGCTGAAGCTGGAGGACGGAAAGCGGTACATCGTGGATGTCGGCAGCGTCGGTCAACCCCGCGACCTCAATCCCGAGGGATCGTTCGTGGTCTACGATCCGGAGAACAAGCGCGTCGAGTGGACTCGCTACCCCTATCCGATCGAAGAAGTGCAGCGGAAGATGCGCGCTGCCAAACTCCCGCCTTACCTTGCCGACCGGCTGACGGTCGGGCGTTAA
- a CDS encoding aminotransferase class I/II-fold pyridoxal phosphate-dependent enzyme, whose amino-acid sequence MIRPTPAVEAIPVTTPFIGPEQLMRETGQGELVRLGANESAFGPSPKAVAAMAAELPRLSWYGDPESLDLRDLLAAKHGCSPAQIVVGSGIDDLMGLAVRAFVAAGEPALTTHGTYPTFLYHVIGYGGAPLYASYREDGSPDIEALIHIANAQQPKIVYLANPDNPSGRFVARAQIERFYESLSDDSLLLLDEAYADFVDDGELLPPAFSDRLIRLRTFSKAYGMAGARIGYALTTQRNVQTFQKVRLQYGINRNAQIGALASLHDDAFRGHVVAETARSREDYYELARELGARYIESRTNFVCIDMGSAQRATAVMNDLLARGVWIRKPGAPPLDRYIRVSAGTPPMRAAFAASLRAVLAETSVGR is encoded by the coding sequence TTGATCCGGCCGACGCCCGCCGTCGAAGCGATTCCGGTGACGACGCCGTTTATCGGGCCAGAGCAGCTGATGCGGGAGACCGGTCAGGGCGAGCTCGTTCGTTTGGGCGCAAACGAGAGCGCGTTCGGCCCGTCGCCGAAAGCGGTGGCCGCGATGGCGGCCGAGCTGCCGCGGCTTTCGTGGTATGGTGACCCTGAGTCGCTCGACCTGCGCGACCTGCTAGCCGCCAAGCACGGCTGCTCGCCGGCGCAGATCGTCGTTGGTTCGGGCATCGACGACTTGATGGGTTTGGCGGTTCGCGCATTCGTAGCAGCCGGCGAGCCGGCACTGACGACGCACGGCACGTATCCAACTTTCCTGTATCACGTCATCGGGTATGGCGGAGCGCCCTTGTACGCGAGCTATCGCGAAGACGGATCGCCGGACATCGAAGCACTGATACACATCGCAAACGCGCAGCAGCCAAAGATCGTCTATCTCGCCAATCCGGATAACCCGAGTGGGCGGTTCGTCGCGCGCGCCCAGATCGAGCGTTTCTACGAGTCGCTGAGCGACGACTCGCTCTTGCTGCTCGACGAAGCCTACGCGGACTTCGTCGACGACGGCGAGCTGCTGCCGCCCGCATTTTCCGACCGGCTCATTCGCTTGCGGACGTTCTCGAAGGCCTACGGAATGGCCGGCGCGCGCATCGGCTACGCGCTGACCACGCAGCGGAACGTGCAGACGTTTCAAAAGGTTCGCTTGCAGTACGGTATCAACCGCAACGCTCAGATCGGCGCGCTGGCCTCCTTGCACGACGACGCGTTTCGCGGTCACGTCGTCGCCGAAACGGCGCGCTCCAGGGAGGACTACTACGAATTGGCCCGCGAGCTCGGCGCCCGCTACATCGAGTCGCGCACGAACTTCGTCTGCATCGATATGGGCTCAGCGCAGCGCGCGACCGCGGTGATGAACGATCTGCTCGCGCGCGGAGTCTGGATTCGCAAGCCCGGAGCGCCGCCGCTCGATCGCTACATTCGCGTGAGTGCCGGAACGCCGCCGATGCGCGCCGCTTTCGCCGCCTCGCTGCGGGCGGTACTCGCCGAGACGAGCGTGGGCCGGTGA
- a CDS encoding PaaI family thioesterase: MSDVPFDDGNCFACGPENPIGMHLHFDRAADGDGVYAEAYLSSNYQGWRGIAHGGIVMALLDEAMAHAAGFAGHRGVTASVNVRFRRPVPLEAPIVIRGRVTWQRRSVVGVEGDIYDAAQNLLAHAQGSFVSRGRLEAVDDRRNPFTSSADGR, from the coding sequence GTGAGCGACGTACCCTTCGACGATGGGAACTGCTTTGCGTGCGGTCCTGAGAACCCCATCGGGATGCACCTGCACTTCGATCGCGCCGCCGATGGCGACGGCGTCTATGCGGAGGCGTATTTGAGTTCGAACTACCAGGGCTGGCGCGGAATCGCGCACGGCGGAATCGTGATGGCATTGCTCGACGAAGCGATGGCGCACGCGGCCGGCTTTGCCGGGCATCGCGGAGTCACGGCATCGGTCAACGTACGGTTTCGCCGGCCGGTGCCGCTGGAGGCGCCGATCGTAATCCGCGGGCGCGTTACGTGGCAGCGCCGCAGCGTAGTCGGCGTCGAGGGCGATATCTACGACGCGGCGCAAAACCTGCTCGCGCACGCGCAAGGCAGCTTCGTCTCGCGCGGCCGGCTCGAAGCCGTCGACGATCGCCGAAACCCCTTCACGAGCAGCGCCGATGGTCGTTGA
- the smpB gene encoding SsrA-binding protein SmpB translates to MVVENRRARYEYHIMESLEAGVVLNGSEVKSIRGGGASLTEAYARFRDGEAWLMGMHIPPYKQGSFSNSEPNRPRKLLLHKEEIARLQSRVGEKGLTVVPLRLYFTRGIAKVMLGVARGKKLWDKRADAAKRDVEREIAAHVRRA, encoded by the coding sequence ATGGTCGTTGAGAATCGCCGCGCGCGGTACGAGTACCACATCATGGAATCCCTTGAAGCGGGCGTCGTGCTCAACGGAAGCGAGGTGAAGTCCATCCGGGGCGGCGGTGCAAGCCTTACCGAGGCCTACGCGCGCTTTCGGGACGGCGAGGCCTGGTTGATGGGCATGCACATTCCCCCGTACAAGCAGGGGAGTTTTTCGAACTCCGAACCGAACCGGCCGCGCAAGCTGCTGCTGCATAAGGAAGAGATCGCGCGGCTCCAGAGCCGGGTCGGCGAAAAAGGCCTAACGGTGGTCCCGCTGCGGCTCTACTTCACGCGCGGCATCGCGAAGGTAATGCTCGGCGTCGCGCGCGGTAAGAAGCTGTGGGACAAGCGGGCCGACGCCGCCAAGCGCGACGTCGAACGTGAGATTGCCGCGCACGTGCGGCGCGCGTGA
- a CDS encoding VOC family protein, producing the protein MSVKVYGINHVAIEVDDVGKAVAFYQDVFNLEKLDEGEGDAFFKAGEHQFLAMFESGKAQANRTRHFGLIVRDETQLAEVREKLTGKYGIKLIPPFRCDFMDPFGNRVQVVDLHDESLVWLLPYREVQDVFGPEAQPH; encoded by the coding sequence ATGAGCGTCAAGGTATATGGCATCAATCACGTCGCGATCGAAGTGGACGACGTCGGGAAAGCGGTCGCGTTCTATCAGGACGTGTTCAATTTAGAGAAGCTCGACGAGGGCGAGGGCGACGCGTTCTTCAAGGCCGGCGAGCATCAGTTTCTGGCGATGTTCGAGAGCGGCAAAGCCCAGGCGAACCGTACGCGGCACTTTGGACTGATCGTCCGCGACGAAACTCAGCTGGCGGAAGTACGGGAAAAGCTGACTGGCAAGTACGGGATCAAACTCATCCCGCCGTTTCGCTGTGACTTCATGGATCCGTTCGGAAACCGAGTTCAGGTCGTCGACCTGCACGACGAGTCGCTGGTTTGGCTCTTACCGTACCGTGAGGTTCAGGACGTGTTCGGGCCGGAAGCCCAACCCCACTAA